One genomic window of Streptomyces sp. WP-1 includes the following:
- a CDS encoding ABC transporter ATP-binding protein: MIRFEKVSVTYDGAPEPTVRDVDFEVPEGELVLLVGPSGVGKSTVLGAVSGLVPHFTGGTLGGRVTVAGRDTRTHKPRELADVVGTVGQDPLAHFVTDTVEDELAYGMESLGLAPEVMRRRVEETLDLLGLAGLRDRPIATLSGGQRQRVAIGSVLTPHPRVLVLDEPTSALDPAAAEEVLAVLQRLVHDLGTTVLLAEHRLERVIHYADRVVLLPTPGAPPVTGTPSDIMSISPVHPPVVALGRLANWSPLPLTVRDARRKAGDLRDRLAATTGMPAAVAAGSRAAGAMGVPPPERSRERGRAGAAAPGQRRQATQPPAGSNTGRLFKRRAKTAPEPQPHPADAHHLTVRRDHLTALHHIDLTVTPGETIALMGRNGAGKSTLLNTFVGLLEPTTGTVTVGGRVPHRTPPRDLIRHVGLVPQEPRDLLYADTVATECAAADQDADAPPGTCRTLLDRLLPGIADGTHPRDLSEGQCLALALAVVLTARPPLLLLDEPTRGLDYAAKARLVTALRELAAAGHAIVLATHDVELAAEIAHRVVLLAEGEVIADGPTAEIVVSSPSFAPQVTKILAPQQWLTVSQVQEALG; this comes from the coding sequence GTGATCCGCTTCGAGAAGGTCAGCGTCACGTACGACGGTGCCCCCGAACCCACCGTCCGCGACGTCGACTTCGAGGTGCCGGAGGGCGAACTGGTGCTGCTCGTCGGCCCGTCCGGGGTCGGCAAGTCCACCGTGCTCGGCGCGGTCAGCGGGCTCGTCCCGCACTTCACCGGCGGCACCCTGGGCGGCCGGGTGACCGTGGCCGGCCGCGACACCCGCACCCACAAGCCCCGTGAACTCGCCGATGTCGTCGGCACGGTGGGCCAGGATCCGCTGGCCCATTTCGTCACCGACACCGTCGAGGACGAACTCGCCTACGGCATGGAGTCGTTGGGCCTGGCGCCCGAGGTGATGCGCCGCCGGGTCGAGGAGACCCTCGATCTGCTGGGCCTCGCGGGGCTGCGCGACCGTCCCATCGCCACCCTCTCCGGCGGCCAGCGCCAGCGCGTCGCGATCGGCTCCGTGCTCACCCCGCACCCCCGGGTCCTCGTCCTCGACGAGCCGACCTCCGCGCTGGACCCCGCCGCGGCGGAGGAGGTCCTCGCGGTGCTCCAGCGCCTCGTGCACGACCTCGGTACGACCGTCCTCCTGGCCGAGCACCGCCTCGAACGCGTCATCCACTACGCCGACCGCGTCGTCCTGCTCCCCACCCCCGGCGCACCCCCCGTCACCGGCACCCCGTCCGACATCATGTCCATCTCCCCGGTCCACCCCCCGGTGGTGGCCCTGGGCCGCCTGGCCAACTGGTCCCCCTTGCCCTTGACCGTCCGCGACGCCCGCCGCAAAGCCGGTGACCTGCGGGACCGCCTCGCCGCCACCACGGGCATGCCTGCCGCCGTAGCTGCGGGCAGTCGTGCCGCTGGGGCGATGGGGGTCCCCCCGCCCGAGCGGAGCCGAGAGCGGGGGAGGGCGGGCGCAGCGGCACCCGGCCAGCGCCGGCAAGCGACCCAACCCCCGGCCGGCAGCAACACCGGGCGCCTGTTCAAACGCCGCGCCAAGACCGCTCCCGAACCCCAGCCCCACCCCGCCGACGCCCACCACCTCACCGTCCGCCGCGACCACCTCACCGCCCTCCACCACATCGACCTCACCGTCACTCCCGGCGAGACCATCGCCCTCATGGGCCGCAACGGCGCCGGCAAATCCACCCTCCTCAACACCTTCGTCGGCCTCCTCGAACCCACCACCGGCACGGTGACCGTCGGCGGCCGCGTCCCCCACCGCACCCCGCCCCGCGACCTGATCCGCCACGTCGGCCTGGTCCCCCAGGAACCCCGGGACCTCCTCTACGCCGACACCGTGGCAACGGAGTGCGCCGCCGCCGACCAGGACGCCGACGCACCCCCCGGCACCTGCCGCACCCTCCTGGACCGGCTCCTCCCCGGCATCGCCGACGGCACCCACCCCCGCGACCTCTCCGAGGGCCAGTGCCTCGCCCTCGCGCTGGCCGTCGTACTGACCGCCCGCCCGCCCCTGCTCCTCCTGGACGAGCCGACCCGCGGCCTGGACTACGCCGCGAAGGCCCGCCTGGTCACCGCGCTGCGCGAACTCGCCGCCGCGGGGCACGCGATCGTCCTGGCCACGCACGACGTGGAGCTGGCGGCCGAGATCGCCCACCGGGTGGTGCTGCTGGCCGAGGGCGAGGTGATCGCGGACGGCCCGACGGCGGAGATCGTGGTGTCGTCCCCCTCCTTCGCCCCGCAGGTGACCAAGATCCTCGCCCCCCAGCAGTGGCTGACCGTCTCCCAGGTCCAGGAGGCCCTGGGATGA
- a CDS encoding steroid 3-ketoacyl-CoA thiolase gives MAAEPVIVEAVRTPIGKRGGALANLHPAYLLGETYRELLGRTGIPADAVEQIVGGTVTHAGEQSMNPARTAWLTVGLPYETAATTVDCQCGSSQQASHMVANMVAAGVIDIGISCGVEAMSRVPLGSGSKHGPGKPFPDEWNVDLPNQFEAAERIARHRGLTRADVDAFGLRSQERAALAWAEERFKRETFAVQVPTTEEEQYAGQGMWRLVDRDEGLRDTSLEALARLKPVMPTAVHTAGNSSQISDGSAAILWASKRMARALKLRPRARIVAQALVGADPHFHLDGPIDATRAVLGKAGMSLKDIDLVEINEAFASVVLSWARVFGQDLSKVNVNGGAIALGHPVGSTGARLITTALHELERTDKEFALITMCAGGGLATGTIIQRL, from the coding sequence ATGGCCGCGGAACCCGTGATCGTCGAAGCCGTCCGGACCCCGATCGGCAAGCGCGGCGGCGCGCTCGCCAATCTGCACCCCGCCTATCTGCTGGGCGAGACCTACCGTGAACTCCTCGGCCGTACCGGCATTCCCGCCGACGCGGTCGAGCAGATCGTCGGCGGCACCGTGACCCATGCCGGCGAGCAGTCCATGAACCCCGCGCGCACCGCCTGGCTGACCGTGGGGCTGCCGTACGAGACCGCCGCGACGACCGTGGACTGCCAGTGCGGGTCCTCGCAGCAGGCGTCGCACATGGTGGCCAACATGGTGGCGGCGGGCGTCATCGACATCGGCATCAGCTGCGGTGTCGAGGCGATGTCCCGGGTGCCGCTGGGCTCCGGCTCCAAGCACGGGCCGGGCAAGCCCTTCCCCGACGAGTGGAACGTCGATCTGCCCAACCAGTTCGAGGCGGCGGAGCGGATCGCGCGTCATCGGGGGCTGACGCGCGCGGACGTGGACGCGTTCGGACTGCGGTCCCAGGAGCGGGCGGCGCTCGCCTGGGCGGAGGAACGGTTCAAGCGGGAGACGTTCGCGGTGCAGGTGCCCACCACGGAGGAGGAGCAGTACGCCGGTCAGGGCATGTGGCGTCTGGTCGACCGGGACGAGGGGCTGCGGGACACCTCCCTGGAGGCGCTGGCCCGGCTCAAGCCGGTGATGCCGACGGCGGTGCACACGGCGGGCAACTCCTCGCAGATCTCGGACGGTTCGGCCGCGATCCTGTGGGCGTCCAAGCGGATGGCCCGCGCGCTGAAGCTGCGGCCCCGGGCGCGGATCGTGGCGCAGGCGCTGGTGGGCGCCGATCCGCACTTCCATCTCGACGGGCCGATCGACGCGACCCGGGCGGTGCTGGGCAAGGCGGGGATGTCGCTGAAGGACATCGACCTGGTGGAGATCAACGAGGCGTTCGCCTCGGTGGTGTTGAGCTGGGCGCGGGTCTTCGGGCAGGACCTGTCGAAGGTCAACGTCAACGGCGGCGCGATCGCGCTCGGCCACCCGGTCGGTTCGACGGGCGCCCGCCTGATCACCACGGCCCTGCACGAACTGGAGCGCACCGACAAGGAGTTCGCGCTGATCACGATGTGCGCGGGGGGCGGCCTGGCGACCGGCACGATCATCCAGCGCCTGTAG
- a CDS encoding cytochrome P450, translating into MHCPALPDGFDFTDPDLLHHRVPLPEFAELRRTEPVRWVPQPHGIAGFADTGYWAVTRHADVKYVSTHPELFSSFLNTAVIRFNEHISRDAIDVQRLILLNMDPPEHTRVRQIVQRGFTPRSIRALEDRLRARAEAIVGAARTRTGPFDFVTEVACELPLQAIAELIGVPQEDRVKIFDWSNKMIAYDDPEYAITEEIGARSAAEIISYAMNMAAERKRCPARDIVSTLVAAEDEGNLSSDEFGFFVLMLAVAGNETTRNAITHGMHAFLTHPGQWDLFKRERPATAAEEIVRWATPVNAFQRTATQDTELGGTPVRKGDRVGLFYASANHDPAVFTDPGSFDITRDPNPHLGFGGGGPHYCLGKSLAVLEIDLIFHAIADAMPDLRLADAPRRLRSAWINGVKQLQVTTG; encoded by the coding sequence ATGCACTGCCCCGCGCTGCCCGACGGGTTCGACTTCACCGACCCCGACCTGCTGCACCATCGAGTGCCCCTGCCGGAGTTCGCCGAACTGCGCCGCACCGAGCCGGTCCGCTGGGTACCGCAACCGCACGGCATCGCCGGATTCGCCGACACCGGCTACTGGGCCGTGACCCGGCACGCGGACGTCAAGTACGTCTCCACGCACCCGGAGCTGTTCTCCTCCTTCCTCAACACCGCCGTCATCCGCTTCAACGAGCACATCTCGCGCGACGCCATCGACGTACAGCGGCTGATCCTGCTCAACATGGATCCCCCGGAACATACGCGGGTGCGGCAGATCGTGCAGCGCGGCTTCACGCCACGCTCGATCCGCGCCCTGGAGGACCGGCTGCGCGCCCGCGCCGAGGCGATCGTCGGCGCCGCCCGCACCCGTACGGGGCCCTTCGACTTCGTCACCGAGGTCGCCTGCGAACTGCCGCTCCAGGCCATCGCCGAGCTGATCGGGGTCCCCCAGGAGGACCGCGTGAAGATCTTCGACTGGTCGAACAAGATGATCGCCTACGACGACCCCGAGTACGCCATCACCGAGGAGATCGGTGCCCGGTCCGCGGCCGAGATCATCTCCTACGCGATGAACATGGCCGCCGAACGCAAGCGCTGCCCGGCCCGGGACATCGTCAGCACGCTGGTCGCGGCGGAGGACGAGGGCAACCTGAGCTCCGACGAGTTCGGCTTCTTCGTGCTGATGCTGGCGGTCGCCGGGAACGAGACGACGCGCAACGCCATCACCCACGGCATGCACGCCTTCCTCACCCACCCCGGGCAGTGGGACCTCTTCAAACGGGAGCGCCCGGCGACCGCGGCCGAGGAGATCGTGCGCTGGGCGACCCCGGTCAACGCCTTCCAGCGCACGGCCACCCAGGACACCGAACTGGGCGGGACACCCGTCAGGAAGGGCGACCGGGTGGGCCTCTTCTACGCCTCCGCCAACCACGACCCGGCCGTCTTCACCGACCCCGGCTCCTTCGACATCACCCGGGACCCCAACCCCCACCTCGGCTTCGGCGGCGGCGGACCCCACTACTGCCTGGGCAAGTCCCTCGCCGTGCTGGAGATCGACCTGATCTTCCACGCCATCGCCGACGCCATGCCGGACCTCAGGCTGGCCGACGCCCCGCGCCGGCTGCGCTCGGCCTGGATCAACGGCGTCAAACAGCTCCAGGTGACCACCGGCTGA
- a CDS encoding ECF transporter S component yields the protein MTPPAPAPSTAPATLTAAPRRIRAVRLGPRSVAALALVTAVGVIAFGWPFLAPPASQLSAHAQDAPWLFAGLLILLVAVVAATISESDLGPKAVAMLGVLAATGAALRPIGAGTAGIEPMFFLLVLSGRVLGPGFGFALGSVTMFASALLTGGVGPWLPFQMLSMGWFAMGAGLLPGPVRLRGRAELLLLAGYGFLASLAYGTVMNLAGWPFMGATASGISFHPGASVAANLARFAAYCLATSLGWDLGRALCTVVLTFALGPAVLRALRRATRRAAFETPVTFDGPGA from the coding sequence ATGACCCCGCCCGCGCCCGCCCCTTCCACCGCGCCCGCCACCCTCACCGCCGCGCCCCGGCGCATCCGCGCCGTCCGCCTCGGCCCCCGTTCCGTCGCCGCCCTCGCCCTCGTCACCGCCGTCGGCGTGATCGCCTTCGGCTGGCCCTTCCTCGCCCCGCCCGCCTCCCAGCTCAGCGCGCACGCCCAGGACGCCCCCTGGCTCTTCGCCGGTCTGCTGATCCTGCTGGTCGCGGTGGTCGCGGCGACGATCTCGGAGTCGGACCTCGGCCCGAAGGCGGTCGCGATGCTGGGCGTGCTCGCCGCCACCGGCGCCGCGCTGCGCCCGATCGGCGCGGGCACCGCCGGGATCGAGCCGATGTTCTTCCTGCTGGTGCTCAGCGGCCGCGTCCTGGGCCCCGGCTTCGGCTTCGCGCTGGGCTCGGTGACGATGTTCGCGTCCGCGCTGCTGACCGGCGGCGTCGGCCCCTGGCTGCCGTTCCAGATGCTGTCGATGGGCTGGTTCGCGATGGGCGCGGGCCTGCTGCCGGGTCCGGTGCGGCTGCGCGGCCGGGCCGAGCTGCTGCTCCTGGCGGGGTACGGCTTCCTCGCCTCGCTCGCCTACGGCACGGTCATGAACCTGGCCGGCTGGCCCTTCATGGGCGCCACCGCCTCGGGCATCTCCTTCCACCCGGGCGCCTCGGTCGCCGCCAATCTGGCCCGCTTCGCCGCCTACTGCCTGGCCACCTCCCTCGGCTGGGACCTGGGCCGGGCCCTGTGCACGGTGGTGCTGACCTTCGCGCTCGGCCCGGCCGTGCTGCGCGCGCTGCGCCGGGCCACCCGGCGGGCCGCGTTCGAGACGCCGGTCACCTTCGACGGCCCCGGGGCGTGA
- a CDS encoding transglycosylase SLT domain-containing protein, with protein MSVIRRIASPKKALTVAAVAAATAGMALSAAPAQAAAPASASSAQTIAHKMIPDAAQFNAFSQIVQRESGWNPSATNASSGAYGLVQALPGSKMASAGADWKTNPATQIKWGLDYMNSRYGSPAKAWAFWQANHWY; from the coding sequence GTGTCCGTCATCCGCCGCATCGCCTCCCCGAAGAAGGCCCTCACCGTCGCCGCCGTGGCCGCCGCCACCGCCGGCATGGCGCTGTCCGCCGCCCCCGCCCAGGCCGCCGCCCCGGCCTCGGCCTCCTCGGCGCAGACGATTGCGCACAAGATGATCCCGGACGCCGCGCAGTTCAACGCGTTCAGCCAGATCGTCCAGCGCGAGAGCGGCTGGAACCCGAGCGCCACCAACGCCTCCTCCGGCGCCTACGGCCTGGTCCAGGCGCTGCCGGGTTCGAAGATGGCGTCCGCCGGCGCCGACTGGAAGACCAACCCGGCCACCCAGATCAAGTGGGGCCTGGACTACATGAACTCCCGCTACGGCAGCCCCGCCAAGGCCTGGGCCTTCTGGCAGGCCAACCACTGGTACTAA
- a CDS encoding YoaK family protein → MTTPPTPPTPPTTPPAPDPEARGLRLVLVLITLTVVSGLIDAVSYLGLGRVFTANMTGNVVVLGFAAAGAPGFSVPRTATSLCCFLVGAVAGGRVATRFGNGGSRRRWARLTLAAEAVLVGLSAAAAFAWPGRTGTVYALIALTAFAMGVRNATVRKLGVPDLTTTVLTMTLTGLAADSRLGNGTGHRSPRRTASVIAMLGGAFAGAWLVLHHGLGIPLLIAAVASAVLAVSASGKE, encoded by the coding sequence GTGACGACACCGCCGACACCGCCGACACCCCCGACCACGCCGCCCGCGCCGGACCCGGAGGCGCGCGGGCTGCGGCTGGTGCTCGTACTGATCACGCTGACCGTGGTGAGCGGTCTGATCGACGCCGTCAGCTATCTGGGCCTGGGCCGGGTCTTCACCGCGAACATGACCGGCAATGTGGTGGTGCTGGGCTTCGCTGCGGCCGGGGCGCCCGGGTTCTCGGTGCCGCGCACCGCGACCTCGCTGTGCTGCTTCCTCGTCGGCGCGGTGGCGGGCGGCCGGGTGGCCACCCGGTTCGGGAACGGCGGGTCCCGGCGCCGCTGGGCGCGGCTGACGCTGGCGGCGGAGGCGGTGCTGGTGGGGCTGTCGGCGGCGGCGGCCTTCGCCTGGCCGGGCCGCACCGGCACGGTCTACGCCCTCATCGCCCTCACGGCCTTCGCGATGGGCGTGCGCAACGCGACGGTCCGCAAGCTCGGGGTCCCCGATCTGACGACCACGGTGCTGACCATGACCCTGACCGGCCTGGCCGCCGACTCCCGCCTCGGCAACGGCACGGGGCACCGCTCCCCGCGCCGTACCGCCTCCGTGATCGCCATGCTCGGCGGCGCCTTCGCCGGGGCGTGGCTGGTGCTGCACCACGGCCTGGGCATCCCGCTGCTGATCGCGGCCGTCGCCTCGGCGGTGCTCGCGGTGTCCGCCTCCGGCAAGGAGTGA
- the proP gene encoding glycine betaine/L-proline transporter ProP, whose protein sequence is MATVTAVTSQLKARGAAPAAARDVTVTDPALVKRAVKAAALGNAMEWFDFGVYSYIAVTLGKVFFPSGNPTAQLLSTFGAFAAAFLVRPLGGMVFGPLGDRVGRQKVLALTMIMMAAGTFAIGLIPSYASIGVGAPLLLLAARLVQGFSTGGEYAGASTFIAEYAPDKKRGFFGSWLEFGTLAGYIGGAGLVTLMTALLSSADLLSWGWRVPFLIAGPMGIIGLYLRMRLEETPAFAAEVEKAEASRPKVPLREMVAGQWKALLLCVGLVLVFNVTDYMLLSYMPSYLTSELKYDETHGLLVVLGVMALMMIVQPFAGALTDRIGRRPVIAAGCAGFLFLSVPALLLIRQGSLLAVALGMGALGLLLVCFTAAMPAALPALFPTRVRYGSLSIGFNVSVSLFGGTTPLVVTALIGATGNMMMPAYYMMAAAVVGGFAVWRMSETAGRPLPGSAPAVEGR, encoded by the coding sequence TTGGCGACCGTCACAGCCGTCACCTCCCAGCTGAAGGCCCGCGGGGCCGCTCCGGCGGCCGCCCGCGACGTCACCGTCACCGATCCCGCGCTCGTCAAACGCGCCGTGAAGGCGGCCGCGCTCGGCAACGCCATGGAATGGTTCGACTTCGGTGTCTACAGCTACATCGCGGTCACCCTCGGCAAGGTCTTCTTCCCGTCCGGCAACCCGACGGCCCAGCTGCTGTCGACGTTCGGCGCCTTCGCGGCGGCGTTCCTGGTGCGTCCGCTCGGCGGCATGGTCTTCGGCCCGCTCGGCGACCGGGTGGGGCGGCAGAAGGTCCTCGCGCTCACCATGATCATGATGGCGGCGGGCACGTTCGCGATCGGTCTGATCCCCTCCTACGCCTCGATCGGCGTGGGCGCGCCGCTGCTGCTGCTCGCGGCGCGGCTGGTGCAGGGCTTCTCCACCGGTGGCGAGTACGCCGGCGCGTCCACCTTCATCGCCGAGTACGCCCCCGACAAGAAGCGCGGCTTCTTCGGCAGCTGGCTGGAGTTCGGCACGCTCGCGGGGTACATCGGCGGCGCGGGTCTGGTGACGCTGATGACGGCGCTGCTGTCCTCCGCGGACCTGCTCTCCTGGGGCTGGCGCGTCCCCTTCCTGATCGCCGGTCCGATGGGCATCATCGGCCTGTATCTGCGGATGCGCCTGGAGGAGACCCCGGCGTTCGCGGCGGAGGTCGAGAAGGCGGAGGCCTCGCGCCCGAAGGTGCCGCTGCGGGAGATGGTGGCGGGCCAGTGGAAGGCGCTGCTGCTGTGCGTGGGCCTGGTGCTGGTCTTCAACGTCACCGACTACATGCTGCTGTCGTACATGCCGAGCTACCTCACCAGTGAGCTGAAGTACGACGAGACGCACGGCCTGCTCGTGGTGCTCGGCGTGATGGCGCTGATGATGATCGTCCAGCCGTTCGCCGGTGCGCTGACCGACCGGATCGGCCGCCGTCCGGTGATCGCGGCGGGGTGTGCGGGCTTCCTGTTCCTCTCCGTCCCGGCGCTGCTGCTGATCCGCCAGGGCAGCCTGCTCGCGGTGGCGCTCGGCATGGGCGCGCTGGGTCTGCTGCTCGTCTGCTTCACGGCGGCCATGCCGGCCGCGCTGCCCGCGCTGTTCCCGACGCGGGTGCGGTACGGGTCGCTGTCCATCGGGTTCAACGTGTCGGTGTCGCTGTTCGGCGGGACGACGCCGCTGGTGGTGACGGCGCTGATCGGGGCGACGGGGAACATGATGATGCCCGCGTACTACATGATGGCCGCGGCGGTGGTCGGTGGGTTCGCGGTGTGGCGGATGTCGGAGACGGCGGGCCGGCCCCTGCCGGGTTCCGCCCCGGCGGTGGAGGGCCGGTAG
- a CDS encoding bifunctional glycosyltransferase 87/phosphatase PAP2 family protein: MANVEHGGGPRDGFGTPDAEGRLRAARLALWAVAAVLAVRQLTAVLTTPSGKRLTDLETWVGPNGVLHVKGSLYDSTQFTGTPFAGLVLKPLTRAAEAALGWSWTFASLLLVVALGLIAARALPQPVSRRTSLLAAPVAISLLMLSLPVRNALRLGQTSIIPVLLVLLACFAVRGERASGLCLGLAAALQPTVLLFAPLLWFTGRRRAALSGAGTFAALTALAWAALPHDSVTYWLQHTAGVGLGGKADALGNQSLHGALLRLGLTGPLEIALFLLLGAAVSVLALRRAVRYAHDGQLLLAVAITGCAAVAVSPTTWQHQLLWLLLAVVGRVGRRASDRSVWPVAVVLVMTLPAKMMLPNTPALYALRDDLVLVAALAAAVAVPFLSRTSPYYQEPVPTEYAPAVPARFRHIPLLPFLRRVLTRPNLLLELLLIRVVYAAYAQVRLAAGAGGDDRGRATAEHHGRIVVDIERFLHIDIEHWLNHTVAGIGWLRDFFDFYYESFHFVLPLTVLAVLYWRRPVDYRWARTSLGFATFLALIGFWLFPLAPPRLMPGLGFIDTVHGAQDLAHPDYGAMTALTNQYAAMPSLHFGWSLWCGIVIMVLAPKWWMKALGLLHPLCTISAILATANHWVLDAVGGAVVVTAGFALSYVVQGPRAARAPALTESGLMEPVPVT; encoded by the coding sequence GTGGCGAACGTGGAACACGGCGGGGGACCGAGGGACGGCTTCGGGACACCGGACGCCGAAGGACGGCTGCGGGCGGCGCGGCTCGCGCTGTGGGCGGTGGCCGCCGTCCTCGCGGTCCGGCAGCTGACCGCCGTCCTGACCACCCCGAGCGGCAAACGCCTGACCGACCTGGAGACATGGGTCGGCCCGAACGGCGTGCTGCACGTCAAGGGCTCCCTGTACGACTCCACGCAGTTCACCGGCACACCGTTCGCGGGGCTCGTGCTCAAGCCGCTCACCCGGGCCGCTGAGGCCGCCCTCGGCTGGAGCTGGACCTTCGCCAGCCTGCTGCTGGTGGTCGCGCTCGGCCTGATCGCCGCCCGCGCGCTGCCCCAGCCGGTGAGCCGGCGCACCTCCCTGCTGGCCGCGCCGGTCGCCATCAGCCTGCTCATGCTGTCGCTGCCGGTGCGCAACGCGCTCCGGCTCGGGCAGACCAGCATCATCCCGGTGCTGCTGGTGCTGCTCGCCTGCTTCGCCGTACGGGGGGAGCGGGCGAGCGGGCTGTGCCTGGGCCTCGCCGCGGCCCTCCAGCCCACCGTGCTCCTCTTCGCGCCGCTGCTGTGGTTCACCGGCCGCCGCCGGGCCGCCCTCAGCGGCGCCGGCACCTTCGCCGCGCTGACCGCGCTCGCCTGGGCCGCGCTGCCGCACGACTCGGTCACCTACTGGCTCCAGCACACGGCCGGTGTGGGCCTCGGCGGCAAGGCCGACGCCCTCGGCAACCAGTCCCTGCACGGCGCGCTGCTGCGCCTCGGCCTCACCGGCCCGCTGGAGATCGCGCTGTTCCTGCTGCTCGGCGCGGCCGTCTCCGTCCTCGCCCTGCGCCGCGCGGTCCGCTACGCGCACGACGGGCAGCTGCTGCTCGCCGTGGCGATCACCGGCTGCGCCGCGGTCGCCGTCTCGCCCACCACCTGGCAGCACCAGCTGCTGTGGCTGCTGCTCGCGGTGGTCGGCCGGGTCGGCCGCCGGGCCTCGGACCGCAGCGTGTGGCCGGTCGCGGTGGTGCTGGTGATGACCCTGCCGGCGAAGATGATGCTGCCGAACACCCCGGCGCTGTACGCCCTGCGCGACGACCTGGTGCTGGTCGCGGCGCTGGCCGCCGCCGTCGCCGTACCGTTCCTGTCCCGCACCTCGCCGTACTACCAGGAACCCGTCCCCACCGAGTACGCCCCCGCGGTCCCCGCCCGCTTCCGGCACATCCCGCTGCTGCCCTTCCTGCGCCGGGTCCTCACCCGCCCGAACCTGCTGCTGGAGCTGCTGCTGATCCGGGTCGTGTACGCCGCGTACGCGCAGGTCCGGCTGGCCGCGGGCGCCGGCGGGGACGACCGGGGTCGGGCCACCGCGGAGCACCACGGGCGGATCGTGGTCGACATCGAGCGGTTCCTGCACATAGACATCGAGCACTGGCTCAACCACACGGTGGCGGGGATCGGCTGGCTGCGGGACTTCTTCGACTTCTACTACGAGTCCTTCCACTTCGTGCTGCCGCTCACGGTCCTCGCGGTCCTGTACTGGCGCCGTCCCGTCGACTACCGCTGGGCCCGCACCTCCCTCGGCTTCGCCACCTTCCTCGCCCTGATCGGCTTCTGGCTCTTCCCGCTGGCCCCGCCGCGGCTGATGCCGGGCCTCGGCTTCATCGACACCGTGCACGGCGCGCAGGACCTCGCCCACCCGGACTACGGCGCGATGACGGCCCTCACCAACCAGTACGCGGCGATGCCCTCGCTGCACTTCGGCTGGTCCCTGTGGTGCGGCATCGTCATCATGGTCCTCGCCCCGAAGTGGTGGATGAAGGCCCTCGGCCTGCTGCACCCCCTGTGCACCATCTCCGCCATCCTCGCCACCGCCAACCACTGGGTCCTCGACGCGGTGGGCGGCGCCGTGGTGGTCACCGCGGGCTTCGCCCTGTCGTACGTGGTCCAGGGGCCGCGGGCGGCGCGGGCCCCGGCGCTCACCGAGTCGGGGCTGATGGAACCGGTGCCGGTGACATAG
- a CDS encoding energy-coupling factor transporter transmembrane component T, whose product MTPSDRPAGRAVPRGRAGVGGGDRPAPAAVSGREPSVADRAVPRALPGRERHRSSVHPGAWWIWAISLGTAATRTTDPLLLGLLIAVSAYVVATHRSPAPWARSYSAFAKLAFAVLLIRLVFAVALGSPIPGTHVLLTLPEIPLPHWAQGIRLGGEVTAEALVFAAYDGLKLATLLICVGAANALASPSRLLKSLPGALYETGVAVVVALTFAPHLIADVQRLRAARRLRGRPDRGVRGLLQVGLPVLEGALERSVALAAAMEARGYGRTADVPARIRRTTAALTLGGLLGVCAGTYGLLTAEGGGYGVPLLLAGVVAALAGLRLGGRRSLRTRYRPDPWGPRAWLVTGSGVAVAALLTLAASRDPEALHPGVVPLTAPTLPLWPAASVLLALLPAFVVPREHP is encoded by the coding sequence ATGACCCCGTCGGATCGGCCGGCGGGGCGTGCGGTTCCTCGTGGGCGGGCGGGCGTCGGGGGCGGCGACCGTCCTGCCCCGGCCGCCGTATCCGGCCGCGAGCCGTCCGTGGCCGATCGCGCGGTTCCCCGCGCCCTTCCGGGGCGCGAGCGGCACCGGAGCAGCGTGCACCCCGGAGCCTGGTGGATCTGGGCGATATCCCTCGGCACGGCGGCGACCCGCACCACCGATCCGCTGCTCCTCGGCCTGCTCATCGCCGTGTCGGCGTACGTCGTGGCGACGCACCGCTCCCCCGCCCCCTGGGCCCGTTCCTACTCCGCGTTCGCCAAGCTCGCGTTCGCCGTGCTGCTCATCCGCCTGGTGTTCGCGGTGGCCCTCGGCTCCCCCATCCCCGGCACCCATGTCCTGCTCACCCTCCCGGAGATCCCGCTGCCGCACTGGGCGCAGGGCATCCGGCTCGGCGGCGAGGTCACCGCGGAGGCGCTGGTCTTCGCGGCGTACGACGGGCTGAAGCTGGCCACCCTGCTGATCTGCGTCGGCGCCGCGAACGCCCTCGCCAGCCCCTCCCGGCTGCTGAAGTCCCTGCCCGGCGCCCTGTACGAGACCGGGGTGGCCGTCGTCGTCGCCCTCACCTTCGCGCCGCATCTCATCGCCGACGTCCAGCGGTTGCGCGCCGCCCGCCGGCTGCGCGGCCGCCCGGACCGGGGCGTCCGGGGGCTGCTCCAGGTCGGACTCCCGGTCCTGGAGGGCGCGCTGGAACGCTCCGTCGCCCTCGCCGCCGCCATGGAGGCCCGCGGCTACGGCCGCACCGCCGACGTCCCCGCCCGGATCCGCCGTACGACCGCCGCGCTCACCCTCGGCGGTCTGCTCGGCGTCTGCGCGGGCACGTACGGGCTGCTCACCGCCGAGGGCGGCGGCTACGGCGTCCCGCTGCTGCTCGCCGGGGTGGTCGCCGCCCTCGCCGGGCTGCGGCTCGGCGGGCGCCGCTCGCTGCGTACCCGGTACCGGCCCGACCCCTGGGGCCCCCGCGCCTGGCTGGTCACCGGCTCCGGCGTCGCCGTGGCCGCGCTGCTGACGCTCGCCGCGTCCCGCGACCCCGAGGCCCTGCATCCCGGCGTGGTCCCGCTGACCGCCCCCACCCTCCCCCTCTGGCCCGCCGCGTCGGTCCTCCTCGCCCTGCTGCCCGCCTTCGTCGTCCCGAGGGAGCACCCGTGA